A window of Gadus chalcogrammus isolate NIFS_2021 chromosome 16, NIFS_Gcha_1.0, whole genome shotgun sequence contains these coding sequences:
- the LOC130405294 gene encoding uncharacterized protein LOC130405294, whose amino-acid sequence MDDLDKMEDPMNQASAELSDLRIKALDTQFTQEAFQNNQDKTKFYTGLPNFLVLMQVFQLCEPYIPCSPLSALSTFEQLILALLRLRLNLSLQDLAFRFKVSCSTASRIWHKLICVLHERLEFLIELPEREVLQATMPMSFRQAFGCKVAVIVDCFEVFIERPSNLLARAQTWSSYKHHNTVKFLIGVAPQGYITYISHAWGGRVSDKHITVESSILKNLLPGDIVLADRGFNIGDSVGFYCASLKMPAFTKGKSQLSAFEVEETRTFANVRIHVERVIGLVRRKYQILQSRAMPIENMSVKRGI is encoded by the coding sequence ATGGACGATCTTGACAAGATGGAAGACCCTATGAACCAAGCATCAGCAGAGCTGAGCGACCTCAGAATTAAGGCACTGGACACACAATTTACCCAAGAGGCCTTTCAGAACAACCAAGACAAGACTAAGTTTTACACAGGACTGCCAAATTTCTTAGTTTTGATGCAAGTGTTTCAACTATGTGAGCCATACATCCCCTGTAGCCCTTTGTCTGCACTCTCCACATTTGAACAGCTCATTTTGGCTTTACTTAGATTGAGATTAAATCTTTCACTCCAGGATTTGGCCTTCAGGTTCAAGGTTTCCTGTTCCACCGCTTCTAgaatttggcacaagttaatctGCGTCCTTCATGAAAGGCTGGAGTTCCTAATAGAATTGCCAGAGCGAGAGGTACTGCAAGCGACTATGCCAATGTCATTTAGGCAAGCATTTGGATGCAAGGTTGCCGTGATAGTTGACTGTTTTGAAGTGTTCATTGAAAGGCCTTCCAATTTACTTGCGAGAGCACAGACCTGGTCTAGCtacaaacaccacaacacagtTAAATTTCTCATTGGTGTTGCTCCTCAAGGATATATCACCTACATCAGTCATGCGTGGGGAGGAAGAGTTAGTGACAAGCATATTACTGTAGAGAGCAGCATTCTAAAGAATCTGTTGCCTGGAGACATTGTTCTTGCTGACCGTGGCTTTAATATAGGGGATAGTGTAGGATTTTACTGTGCTTCATTGAAGATGCCAGCTTTCACAAAAGGGAAGAGCCAGCTATCTGCATTTGAGGTAGAGGAAACAAGAACATTTGCTAATGTTCGTATTCATGTAGAAAGGGTCATAGGATTAGTGCGAAGAAAATATCAAATTCTGCAGAGCAGGGCAATGCCCATTGAAAACATGTCAGTAAAAAGAGGTATTTAG